The DNA window GCATTCTGGAGGATGCGTGTCGGCTGCCCAAGGGGCGCCTGGGCGACGTATGGGGAAAGGGCCGCTCCCTCGTGAGCGGCCTGGAAGGAGCGTGGCAGATCGGCTCGACGCGGGTGCGCATCGGCGTGGGGCTGAGTGCGGGTTTCCCCTTGAGGTTGCCCGACATTTTTCATCTATCTCATGGCGAAGAGGCTCTCCTCCCGCATGTGGAGGAGGATGGCCGCATCTGTTGCTTCGACCGTGAAGGCCTGGTTCTCGATCGTCATCGACCGGCTCAGATTCTGCGTGAAACGTTGGCGCAAGCTCGCCGGACGATCGAGGCAGGAATGAAGGGGGAGAATCGCCTCGAACTGTTCGACGAATGCGAGTCGTACTGGTGGGCTACGCGTCAGCGCCTTCACTGCAACGTCGCTCCTGATGAAGTGGCTCGAAAGATCATTGTGTTCCACGGGATACCCAGTGGGGTCGCTGCTGATCGGGGCGCGCTCGAAGAGATGTCTCCGCTGTTTCGTAATGGCACGTGGAGCGAGCAGAACGGGCTGTATGTTCCCCTCGAACCGAGCCTTCTCTCGGACCGGGATTTCCATCCTGGGGACATCGACTCCGATGCGGCGCTGCACGACCTCATGGAGACGCACGTATCCGCTGCGAATCGGGAACGCCTCGGGAGAGCGAGGCACACTCGCGGGTACAAGCAGTTCCTGATTCTAGGCATTCCAAGGGCCGCAGGCGGGAGGGCTTTGCTGGGACTGTGGTTGGACGCTCCCAGATCGGCGTCTCGTCGTCGTCGCATCAGGAGTCATGAGCTTCGAGGCTCGCTCTCGCGTGTGGCGCTTGTACGCGCGGATCCCCATGCATTGCAAGGGCGGCTGGTGACCGCGCCTTCCGTGAAGGGGGCGCACGTCGTGATCGTCGGCTGTGGTGCCCTTGGAGGACACCTGGCCAGTTGCCTCGCCTGGGCCGGCGTTGGACGGCTGACGCTCGTGGATCCTGACCCATTTTTGCCGACGAACACATTTCGCCATGTGCTGGGACGAAGTGGCGTGGGCACCCAAAGCAAGGTCTTCGCCTTGAAGCAAGAGCTGGAGACCAAAATCCCGCGGATCGAGATCACAGACGTCGCGAGCAACTTCGAGGTGGCGCTTCGTGATGGTGTCGTGAAGCTGGACGGGAGTTCTCTCGTCGTGGTGACGACAGGTGATGTGACAGGATGCCTGGGACTCAACGCGCACCTCGTCATGCAGCCGCTGACACCAGCCGTGATCTACGCATGGATCGAACCTCATGGTCTGGGAGGGCACGCTGTACTCACCAACACCCGCAAAGCGGGCGCTTCGGGTTGTTTCGAGTGCCTCTTCGAGGACGATCCCGAGTTCGGACTCGTGAACCGGGCGGACTACGCCGCGCCAGGACAGCGTTTTGCCAGTCGTGATCGGACCTGTTCCAGTGCGTTCGTTCCCTATGGGGATCTCGATGCTCGAGAGACGGCCAACCTGGCTGCGAGGCTGGCCATCGAAACCCTGGACGGTCGCGTCCTGGGCCATCCGCTGCGCTCGTGGAGGGGGGACGCGACGGCATTCCATGGCGCCGGCTTCCGGACTTCCGCGCGCTACGATCGGCAGAGCGTGGGCCAGGGGACCTGCGGGTCGTCCTACGCGCGTGAGGGGTGCCGGTGTTGCGGGGGGCGGTCGACGTGACCGCCCTCGTTTTTCTCCGTGAAGGAGGCGCCCGCTTCAAGCTCGATGCAGCGGTGGTGAGGGTCATGGGAGGCCGCGCGCAGCACGACCCGCATGCGCTCGAGGCCGGTGGGGTTCTCGTCGGTCGTCACATTCGAGGGAGCCGTGACGTGGTCGTCGACCTCGTCACCGAGCCAATGCCTGGGGACAGGCAGAGCCGCTACAGCTTTCATCGAAGCCAGAAGCCGCATCAGCGCTTTCTCGACGAGATATGGCGAACAAGCCGCAAGACATGTGTCTACCTGGGAGAATGGCATACCCATCCGGAGCGTCACCCTTCACCTTCGTCGGTCGATCTTGCGGACTGGCGCAAGCGGCTGGTGAAGGACCAGGTCGATAGCGAGTCCATGTTCTTCGTCATCGTCGGGCAGGTGGAGACCGCTGCCTGGGAAGGGTTTCGGGGCACAGGCAGACTCGCCCGCCTGGAGGCCGTGCAGCATGCGCCGACCTGACTGAACTGCTTGGCGTGATCCGGTTGCAAGTGGCAGGCGCTGACCTTTCGTTGCCGTCAGATACCGCACGCACGATAGCCGGGCCGAGTCATGACTCTCATGGTAATACGGAGCCTGCGCATGGCCCCTCTCTACCGACGGTTGCGATTCCCCACCCGTGCCGAGCACCTCGCACAGTTCTCGACGTACCAGGTACGGCTCGATCACTGGCGACCGCTGGCGGCCCCGTTCGAGGATGCGTTCACGGGCGTCTACGAGAGGGGAGACGCCGCGATCCTGCTCATCCACGGCGCTCAGGGCAGTGGCAAGACCCTGTTCTGCGATCGGCTCGAGCGAGATTTCCTGCGTGCAGCCGAGGGCGAGATCGAGCCACAGCGTGAGAACCTCTGGCATACGCTCGTGGGTGGCGAGCCCATGTCCAGGGATACCATCCGAGAAGCCACCGCTGGCACCGAGCTTCACCGCATCCGGCCCGAAGAAGGCTGGCTGGCGAAGCAGCGCGAGTTCGCTCGTGGAGACCGCCGGCGCAAGGTGAGGGTCTTCCTGCTCGATGATGCCCATAATGAGGTATTTCTTTGTGAGTTTGCAGGGGTCGGGCTGGACTGGTTTCGCGCACGGCCCCGCAAGGAGTCGGAAATGGGCATCGTCGGCAGCGTCGGCCAGAATCTGGTCGCGGAGTGCAGGGGCGATTTTCAGCGGTCGATCTTTTTGCTCACCTCCGCGAGCGCAGACTTGTTCATGAGCCTTCACCAGGAGATCGAGCGCTGGCACGCGCGTCTCTCGGTCTGCAAGGAACTGCCGCTCCCCAGATCCGACGTCAAAGAGACGATCGTCAGGACAAACACGAACCGGTTGAATGACGTCAGTTACTGGTACTGCCTCGACGCAGCGGGGCCGGACGAGAAGAAGCGCGTCCATCATGTCCTTGGTGAGCAGAAGGGGTTCACTGACTCCTTCCTGGCGGTCGACGACGCTCTCAAGAGTTCACGCCGACGAGGCGCTCCGGCCAGCCGCAACGTCATCACGCTGGTGACGCTGGGGGCTGTCCCGCCCGATGTGAAGGCGTTCCTCGAAACACGGGAGGTAGAACCCTCGGAGGAGTACCTCGGTACCCATCTGGGCGTCTGGTACGTGCGAGAACAGTGGGCTTCGGCCTTCGTGGAGGGCAGCGTGGAGCAAGCAAGGCGTGCCGAGCTGGTCCAGTCCGAGTTCGCTCTGCGCTGGGTCACCCTCGACATGCGGGGCGTGTATGCCTTGTGCCGGCCACCCGTCACAGGAGACCTCGGGATGAAGCTCCTCGACGCAATCCAGCTCTTTCCTTCATCCACGGCCGAACAGCAGCGGCACCGCGCCACGTACCAGAGACTCGATCTGGAACTGCAAGAGCCCGCCCTGGGAATGCCCGACCTCGACACTTTCGCCATGAACTTCCGAACGCTCGGCCAGCGCCGCAATGTCCTCTACGAGCCCGCGATCGCCGCCCGCGTGGTGGACTACAACAAAGGGTTCGAGGTATTTCCGAGAGTAAGACCCGATCTCATCGCGTCGGAGTACTCGCCGTGCGCTGTCACGTCGGCGCGATCAGGCTCGCCGGCGGACATCAACAAAGCCATTCAGCGGATGTGCCACGCCATCGAGTTCACGGCCTTTCTCGACCACCAGCTCAAAGGCTTGGATGCTTACCTGCTCGGGAAAATCGAGAGCTACGCGATGCTACTGGAGCAAGTCTGAGCCTGGCTGGGTCGACGCGGAGCGTCGTCGGTCATCGGCGTCGACCCCGCTGAAATCCGGTTCTGCGCGCGGGAGGTGGTGGTACTCCGGAAGGTGACGCCTCGGAGGATGAAGGATGGATGCTGCGCGCAGGACACGGTGGACGGGGGGAGTAGCGGCTGCCGGGACGCTGTTGCTCGTCGGAGCCTGTCATGTGCTCTCCGGGCTGGATGGGTTCGAGATCACGGAAGGGAACCAGGCGTCGGGGGTGGGGGGCGGAGGTGCCGATGCGGCTTCCGGCGGCGCCGGTGGGAACGGTGCGGGCGCGGGGGGAAGTGGAGGGGGCCTCGGAGGGGCCGGCGGCGGAGAGCCCTGTGCGGCGCAGGACGGC is part of the Chondromyces crocatus genome and encodes:
- a CDS encoding ThiF family adenylyltransferase gives rise to the protein MSGLEGAWQIGSTRVRIGVGLSAGFPLRLPDIFHLSHGEEALLPHVEEDGRICCFDREGLVLDRHRPAQILRETLAQARRTIEAGMKGENRLELFDECESYWWATRQRLHCNVAPDEVARKIIVFHGIPSGVAADRGALEEMSPLFRNGTWSEQNGLYVPLEPSLLSDRDFHPGDIDSDAALHDLMETHVSAANRERLGRARHTRGYKQFLILGIPRAAGGRALLGLWLDAPRSASRRRRIRSHELRGSLSRVALVRADPHALQGRLVTAPSVKGAHVVIVGCGALGGHLASCLAWAGVGRLTLVDPDPFLPTNTFRHVLGRSGVGTQSKVFALKQELETKIPRIEITDVASNFEVALRDGVVKLDGSSLVVVTTGDVTGCLGLNAHLVMQPLTPAVIYAWIEPHGLGGHAVLTNTRKAGASGCFECLFEDDPEFGLVNRADYAAPGQRFASRDRTCSSAFVPYGDLDARETANLAARLAIETLDGRVLGHPLRSWRGDATAFHGAGFRTSARYDRQSVGQGTCGSSYAREGCRCCGGRST
- a CDS encoding Mov34/MPN/PAD-1 family protein, whose amino-acid sequence is MRVMGGRAQHDPHALEAGGVLVGRHIRGSRDVVVDLVTEPMPGDRQSRYSFHRSQKPHQRFLDEIWRTSRKTCVYLGEWHTHPERHPSPSSVDLADWRKRLVKDQVDSESMFFVIVGQVETAAWEGFRGTGRLARLEAVQHAPT